The genomic stretch CGGTGGACACGATGGCGTCGAGGCCAAGCTCGTCCGACCATTGGCTGAGCAGCCTTACGGTGTCGGGAGAGACGGCCTCGGTATCGACGGGAATGAACTGCTCCGAACGGCCAAGCGGAAAGACGGTCGCGCCGTAATGCTGGAACACCTCGACCATCATGTCTCGGGCGACGGTGCTGTGCTGGTAGATCCCGATCCGCTTGCCCTTCAGGCTATCTGCCGCAAGCACCTGCTTGTTGCGTTGAAGAAACATGGCGGTCGCTTCTGACTGATGATCTTCGCCGCTGGCTGCGTCCACCTTGTTCGCCGTCTCATCTGCCGAAAGCTCGGCGGCGAGAGCCGTGATCGCCTGCTCGTCTTCCTTGGCAATTTCGCCATCCGGACGGTAGAATTTGATACCGTTTCGATCCGCTGGAATATGCGAGCCGGTGATCATGATGCCCGCCGCGCCAAGTGATGCGCCATAGAGCGCAAGGGCCGGTGTCGGGATCGTGCCGCAATCGATTGGCTTGAGCCCCTCCCGGACGAGGGCGGCCATGACGGTCGACGCGATTTCAGGGCTGGAAGGTCTAAAATCCCGGGCGATCACGATGGGGCTTCCGGTTTCGGCCAGCCCTTTCGCCTTCAGAAAGCGGGCAAAGGCTGTGGCGTGAAGTGCGGATACACTCCCGACCAGTTCCGACGAAAGACCACGCAATCCGCTTGTGCCGAACTTTGGCGCCATACTGAAACACTCCATCTCTTGGACAATCGGGCCAGACCATAGAGTGGCGTTGAAGGTGTCTCAAGCGACGGATTTCAGAAAATGAGAGGCTGAAACGAAAAGAGCCTGGCGCGGGAGGAGGTGCGCCAGGCTCTTAAACTTGATCGGCAATTGGGAGGAGGAGGAGTATTGCCGATCCTATCTGGCGGCGCTGGGAGGAGGAGTGCGCCGCTTCGATGGTTTGAATATACCCACAGCGCTTTGATTTGCCAATCGACACTGTTGCATTGCAGCAATGCGCTGAATGCATGGCTTGTTCCATTTAAGGTCAATCCGCCAGATTTATGCCTGCGAAATGGCTTCGGTCTTGATGCGAACGGCTTTCGAATGAGGGAATTGCGCTCAACCGAAACCGTTTCAATCCCTCGACATACCGAAACTGCCATAAAGCTATGCAGCCAACACATGTTCGTGAAGCCCCGTGATGGATCGACCCGAGCCTGCCGCACGACCATGTCGGCATTTGAAGGCAAAGGAATGCGGTCCTGCAATCTTTCCGGAAATGCCGGTTCAGGCACCTGATTCGTAGAGGGGGTGGTGATATGACCGTTGATCGGCTATAGCGGGCGCCGAAGATAGCACTTGCGGAGACATTCATGGCGGCCACAATCCGATATCACGAGGGAGACATCACGACTGCGGACGCCGCGCGCTACACGGATGCGATTGCTATTGACACCGAAACCCTTGGTCTCGTGCCCCGCCGTGACAGACTATGTGTCGTGCAGCTTTCGCCCGGCGATGGTTCTGCCGATGTCATCCGGATTGCTGCTGGCCAGACCGAGGCGCCCAATCTGGTCGCCATGCTGGCTGACGAGAGCCGCCAAAAGATCTTTCACTATGGTCGCTTCGATATTGCCGTATTGTTTCACACCTTTGGTGTGACCACCGCACCGGTCTTCTGCACAAAGGTCGCCTCCCGCCTCGCCCGTACTTATACAGATCGCCATGGTCTCAAGGACAATCTGAAAGAACTGCTGGACGTGGATATCTCAAAGGCGCAGCAATCGTCAGACTGGGCAGCCGAGACCCTGAGCCAGGCTCAACTCGAATATGCTGCGTCCGACGTTCTGCATCTGCATGCACTGCGCGACCGTTTGACGGAACGGCTCATTCGCGACAACCGCCTGCATCATGCCGAAGCCTGTTTTGCCTTCCTGCCGACACGCGCCAAGCTTGACCTTCTCGGCTGGGAAGAAACCGACATTTTCGCCCATAGCTGACACACCGCTTCGGTGAGGCCGGGAGCCGCTCAACCGGTCTCCCGGCGTTTTCCGGCACCCAGTCTTGCCATAACATCCTTC from Peteryoungia desertarenae encodes the following:
- a CDS encoding phosphomannomutase is translated as MAPKFGTSGLRGLSSELVGSVSALHATAFARFLKAKGLAETGSPIVIARDFRPSSPEIASTVMAALVREGLKPIDCGTIPTPALALYGASLGAAGIMITGSHIPADRNGIKFYRPDGEIAKEDEQAITALAAELSADETANKVDAASGEDHQSEATAMFLQRNKQVLAADSLKGKRIGIYQHSTVARDMMVEVFQHYGATVFPLGRSEQFIPVDTEAVSPDTVRLLSQWSDELGLDAIVSTDGDGDRPLVANEHGAPLRGDLLGLVSAQFLDAKVLATPVTSNSGIERADDFTVMRTRVGSPFVIAAMDQALANGETSVIGFEANGGVMLGSAFKTPAGELAALPTRDSFLPALAVIGTAAKAGQTLSELASSIALPIALSDRLENYASERSASLMEHLRASSANLSDFLSPIGSVKDTSDIDGLRVTLSDDRIIHFRPSGNAPEMRCYVEASDSSAAEELLKQGLALLASWKS
- a CDS encoding ribonuclease D, which gives rise to MAATIRYHEGDITTADAARYTDAIAIDTETLGLVPRRDRLCVVQLSPGDGSADVIRIAAGQTEAPNLVAMLADESRQKIFHYGRFDIAVLFHTFGVTTAPVFCTKVASRLARTYTDRHGLKDNLKELLDVDISKAQQSSDWAAETLSQAQLEYAASDVLHLHALRDRLTERLIRDNRLHHAEACFAFLPTRAKLDLLGWEETDIFAHS